Proteins encoded within one genomic window of Paraglaciecola psychrophila 170:
- a CDS encoding BatA domain-containing protein, which yields MFDMPFILQSPLAVLGLLSLLIPLGIHLLSKAQPRVIAFAHIAFIQVKTSPVLRQLRLTQLILLGLRMCILLIATLILAQLYWQHESNSAKQQSHVLLTEDWLNHSTDAEKQILMDQAHDANLVLLGIKNRNINTTELAQWSTNTQQTPVLNIWSKVANYITQLSANEMVTVYTTNRLKQFIGAKIVLPERVKWYVKTIPVANVTQQYSANIKVIYDASSEPLLVYIRAALEAINTHEHLNIRATYTLKNGTLEDSKHLLEYDKIIDLSQHNLTPQHSHFDEQWQLTYITQQALTNIKQADFVLTLARLLYSSQSQVWWLENTRLTTEQINQSPLMSNAPKTLTSDKELLDKTTHSTSLHIWLVLILVALFILERLLSEWPNHRLKSGLDQ from the coding sequence ATGTTTGATATGCCTTTTATATTACAGTCACCTTTAGCTGTATTGGGTTTATTGAGCTTGCTGATCCCACTGGGTATTCATTTATTAAGCAAAGCCCAACCACGTGTTATCGCGTTTGCGCATATTGCATTTATCCAAGTAAAAACCTCGCCCGTGTTACGTCAGCTCAGATTGACCCAGTTAATATTGCTGGGACTGCGAATGTGTATATTGTTAATCGCAACCCTGATACTGGCTCAATTGTATTGGCAGCATGAATCGAACAGTGCCAAACAACAGTCACACGTTTTGCTAACTGAAGACTGGCTAAACCATTCCACAGACGCTGAAAAACAAATATTAATGGACCAAGCTCATGACGCAAATTTAGTACTACTTGGCATAAAAAACCGCAACATCAATACAACAGAATTAGCCCAATGGTCGACTAATACACAACAAACGCCTGTCCTAAATATATGGAGTAAAGTGGCAAATTACATAACACAGCTATCAGCCAATGAGATGGTAACTGTGTATACAACAAACCGCCTAAAACAGTTTATAGGAGCGAAAATAGTGCTCCCTGAACGGGTTAAATGGTACGTAAAAACAATACCTGTAGCGAATGTAACTCAGCAATATTCAGCAAACATAAAAGTGATTTATGATGCTTCAAGTGAACCACTATTGGTGTATATACGTGCAGCTCTTGAGGCCATTAACACTCATGAACATTTAAACATAAGAGCCACATACACCCTTAAAAACGGAACATTAGAAGACAGTAAGCACTTACTAGAATATGATAAAATAATTGACCTTAGCCAACATAACCTTACTCCGCAGCACTCTCATTTTGATGAACAATGGCAACTCACATATATCACTCAACAAGCGCTTACCAATATTAAACAGGCAGACTTTGTATTAACCCTAGCGCGGTTATTGTATTCATCACAAAGCCAAGTTTGGTGGTTAGAGAATACTCGATTAACCACAGAACAGATTAATCAATCCCCATTAATGAGTAATGCTCCAAAGACACTGACATCTGACAAAGAGTTACTCGACAAAACCACTCACTCGACATCGTTACATATCTGGTTGGTTTTAATATTAGTCGCACTATTTATTCTAGAGAGATTGCTTAGCGAGTGGCCTAACCATCGACTAAAATCTGGGCTGGACCAATAA
- a CDS encoding FAD-dependent 2-octaprenylphenol hydroxylase, with product MHAFDIVIVGGGTVGLTQAIALKNSGLSVAVVESHVSESMPSGAPQLRVSALTLASENVLQNLGAWQHLDPNRLCSYVDMQVWDQDSFGKINFSADQVQKKQLGHIIENQAIRHSLWTQAQNCSHIELLAPKKIDQLAFGQQECFITLDDKSQLTARLVIGADGANSIVKKQANLAQTFWDYDQHAIVATVKTALPHNHTARQIFTPTGPLAFLPLWDAHHCSIVWSQDEPIATELLKLSDSDFNNALTVAFDCTLGICELVSDRQSYPLKMRYTRQWVANRVAIIGDAAHTIHPLAGQGANLGILDAAALAEQITKLVEQDKDFGLAKNLRPFERWRKTEAVKMVAAMEGFKRLFAGDQSVKKLIRDAGLSLANHSSFTKQKIIQHAMGLEGELPELAKVRVD from the coding sequence ATGCATGCATTTGACATTGTTATAGTGGGCGGAGGCACAGTGGGCTTGACTCAAGCCATTGCTTTAAAAAATAGTGGGCTTTCGGTTGCCGTTGTTGAAAGCCATGTCAGCGAATCTATGCCAAGTGGCGCACCCCAGTTGCGTGTAAGTGCGCTAACCCTAGCTTCAGAGAATGTTTTACAAAACTTAGGCGCATGGCAGCATTTAGATCCTAACAGGCTATGCAGTTATGTGGATATGCAGGTTTGGGATCAAGATAGTTTTGGCAAGATCAATTTTTCTGCTGACCAAGTTCAAAAAAAGCAACTAGGGCACATTATTGAAAATCAAGCGATTAGGCATAGTTTATGGACGCAAGCCCAAAATTGTAGCCATATTGAGTTACTTGCCCCTAAAAAAATTGATCAGTTGGCTTTTGGTCAACAAGAATGTTTTATTACCTTAGATGACAAGAGCCAGTTAACTGCTCGATTAGTCATAGGCGCTGATGGCGCTAATTCGATAGTCAAAAAACAAGCAAACTTAGCGCAAACATTTTGGGATTATGATCAACATGCGATAGTCGCCACGGTTAAAACTGCTTTGCCCCACAACCACACCGCTAGGCAGATATTCACTCCCACCGGACCTTTAGCTTTTTTGCCTTTATGGGATGCACATCATTGTTCGATTGTTTGGTCACAAGATGAACCTATAGCAACAGAACTGCTTAAATTATCTGATAGCGATTTTAACAACGCTCTGACTGTGGCATTTGATTGCACTTTAGGCATCTGTGAACTGGTGAGTGACAGGCAAAGTTATCCTCTGAAAATGCGTTACACACGTCAATGGGTAGCCAACAGAGTGGCTATTATTGGCGATGCCGCGCATACGATACACCCATTAGCTGGCCAGGGAGCCAATTTAGGTATATTGGATGCCGCTGCTTTGGCTGAACAAATTACTAAGTTGGTCGAGCAAGACAAGGATTTTGGTTTAGCTAAAAATTTACGACCTTTTGAGCGCTGGCGCAAAACAGAAGCAGTTAAAATGGTGGCTGCTATGGAGGGTTTCAAACGTTTATTTGCTGGAGATCAATCCGTTAAAAAATTAATCAGAGATGCTGGCTTAAGTTTGGCTAATCACTCATCATTTACCAAACAAAAAATCATTCAACATGCCATGGGTCTTGAAGGTGAATTACCTGAACTAGCTAAAGTGCGTGTAGATTAA
- a CDS encoding nucleoside hydrolase, translating to MSHKIILDTDPGIDDAMAIFFAFQHPEIDVLGLTTVFGNVPVDMAAKNAITLCALANKDIPVCKGVGMPWVGKESGYAHFVHGDDGFGNINFPEAEGELDPRSSAQFIVDMAREYPGEITVVAIGPLGNLALALRLEPELPKLLKAVSIMGGAAFVPGNVTPVAEANIWNDAFAAEIVFGASWKLNMFGLDVTNSCPFTPDFLTQLKQNNPKLGGFVHDAAQFYVKFYSQNRDQDVCFFHDAMPLAHLVDPGLFALQTGHARVSTDPLNIGQTSVALPNTTTSPDWLNAQSINVATKVDNARLTQLYLDTYNR from the coding sequence ATGAGCCACAAAATTATACTAGATACTGATCCAGGTATTGATGATGCAATGGCAATTTTCTTTGCCTTTCAACACCCTGAAATTGACGTACTGGGGCTAACAACTGTATTTGGAAATGTGCCTGTTGATATGGCAGCCAAAAATGCGATTACTTTGTGTGCTTTAGCTAACAAAGATATTCCTGTGTGTAAGGGCGTGGGTATGCCTTGGGTCGGAAAAGAGTCAGGCTATGCACATTTTGTGCACGGCGATGATGGCTTTGGTAATATCAATTTCCCTGAAGCGGAGGGTGAACTTGATCCTCGCAGTTCGGCGCAGTTTATCGTTGATATGGCACGTGAATACCCCGGCGAGATAACAGTGGTTGCGATAGGTCCGTTAGGCAACTTAGCCTTAGCCCTGCGTCTTGAACCTGAGCTACCTAAGCTGCTTAAAGCTGTGTCGATTATGGGTGGAGCAGCGTTCGTTCCGGGTAACGTCACTCCTGTAGCAGAAGCAAACATTTGGAATGATGCATTCGCGGCTGAAATTGTGTTTGGGGCATCATGGAAGCTAAACATGTTTGGCTTGGATGTCACTAACTCTTGCCCATTTACTCCTGACTTTTTAACTCAGCTTAAACAAAACAACCCTAAATTAGGTGGTTTTGTTCATGATGCCGCACAATTTTACGTGAAATTTTACTCACAGAATAGAGACCAAGATGTGTGTTTTTTCCATGATGCTATGCCTCTTGCACATTTGGTGGACCCAGGTTTGTTTGCATTGCAAACCGGACACGCGAGAGTGTCTACTGACCCTTTAAACATCGGCCAAACTTCAGTAGCCCTGCCTAACACCACGACCAGTCCTGATTGGCTAAATGCTCAGTCAATCAACGTCGCTACCAAAGTAGATAACGCTCGTTTAACTCAGTTGTATTTGGATACCTACAATCGATAA
- a CDS encoding UPF0149 family protein: MNTSTNLFDTLTPLLERNNILTTAAEVQGMFCGMLGGGMPLECQDWLEPLADFIHQSEMFSKEVDEAFKSLFDSTCQQLVENDFALVLCLPDDSAPINERGQALLNWVHGFMLGFGLHQDDLTGCSADVKEALEDFAEIARMDDEMSENEESEQALFEVMEYVRVTAMLCFNELGKSPEQQQSEPKTVH, from the coding sequence TTGAATACATCAACCAACCTTTTTGATACTTTAACTCCGTTACTCGAACGTAATAATATCTTAACTACAGCCGCTGAAGTGCAGGGCATGTTTTGTGGCATGTTAGGCGGTGGTATGCCATTAGAATGTCAAGATTGGCTAGAGCCACTTGCTGACTTTATTCATCAAAGCGAGATGTTTTCTAAAGAAGTAGATGAAGCGTTCAAAAGTCTTTTCGATAGTACATGCCAGCAATTAGTTGAAAATGATTTCGCACTTGTGTTGTGTTTACCAGATGATTCAGCACCGATTAATGAACGTGGCCAAGCTTTATTGAATTGGGTACATGGTTTTATGCTTGGTTTTGGTTTACATCAAGATGATTTAACGGGGTGTTCTGCCGATGTTAAAGAAGCCCTTGAAGACTTTGCAGAAATTGCGCGTATGGATGATGAAATGAGTGAAAACGAAGAGTCAGAGCAGGCTTTGTTTGAAGTGATGGAATATGTGCGCGTCACCGCTATGTTATGTTTCAATGAGTTAGGTAAATCACCGGAACAACAACAAAGTGAACCTAAAACGGTTCACTAG
- the ybaK gene encoding Cys-tRNA(Pro) deacylase — MTPAINSAKKAKIEYFLHQYEHDSGNSSYGLEAAEKLAVAPERVFKTLVVKLDTAELVIAILPVNSMLSMKNVAKACGGRKAEMADKAQVQRSTGYVLGGVSPLGQKKSLKTVIERSAQQYATIYVSGGRRGLEIELNALDLQTLTQASFASISQ, encoded by the coding sequence ATGACCCCCGCGATTAACAGTGCTAAAAAGGCAAAGATCGAATATTTCCTTCATCAGTACGAACATGATTCTGGGAATTCTTCATACGGACTAGAAGCTGCCGAAAAGCTGGCAGTGGCGCCCGAGCGAGTATTTAAAACGCTAGTGGTTAAACTGGATACTGCGGAGTTGGTGATTGCGATACTGCCCGTTAATTCTATGTTGAGTATGAAGAATGTTGCTAAAGCCTGTGGGGGCAGAAAGGCCGAAATGGCTGATAAAGCACAAGTACAGCGCAGCACTGGTTATGTTTTAGGCGGTGTTAGTCCTCTTGGACAGAAAAAGTCTTTGAAGACCGTCATCGAACGATCTGCCCAGCAGTATGCAACAATCTATGTGAGTGGGGGTCGAAGAGGCCTAGAAATTGAGTTAAACGCGTTAGACTTGCAAACTCTTACCCAGGCTTCTTTTGCGTCTATATCGCAGTAA
- a CDS encoding GNAT family N-acetyltransferase, whose translation MKIDALTLNYQDPQHAKDMLFLLDNYALDPMGGAIALSQTVKDNLASELAKLPHAFSVICYVDKIPAGLVNCFEAFSTFKCKPLINIHDVVVAEEYRGLGLSQKMLQHVENIAIHKGCCKVTLEVLEGNHIAKNSYIKFGFSGYELDPKTGKAQFWEKAL comes from the coding sequence ATGAAAATTGATGCGTTAACTCTGAATTATCAGGATCCCCAACATGCCAAAGATATGCTCTTTCTACTCGATAATTATGCGTTAGACCCTATGGGGGGCGCCATTGCCTTGAGTCAAACGGTAAAGGATAACCTCGCATCCGAGTTAGCAAAATTACCTCATGCATTTAGTGTTATTTGCTACGTAGATAAAATACCGGCTGGTTTGGTTAATTGTTTTGAGGCTTTTTCAACGTTTAAGTGCAAACCATTGATTAATATTCATGATGTGGTGGTGGCTGAAGAATACAGAGGGTTAGGTCTGAGCCAAAAAATGTTGCAGCATGTTGAAAACATTGCGATTCATAAAGGATGCTGCAAAGTCACTTTGGAAGTGTTAGAAGGTAACCACATTGCGAAAAATTCCTACATTAAATTTGGTTTTTCCGGTTATGAACTAGACCCAAAAACGGGTAAAGCACAGTTTTGGGAAAAAGCCCTGTAA
- a CDS encoding ribokinase, which produces MAVINFGSINIDHVYQVDHFVQPGETIASRHYQCLLGGKGANQSIALARAGSEVRHVGKINEADVAFKQTMIRDGIDCKHVTCTETASGHAIIQVTPSAENAIVLFGGANHEMTPKDIMFALDTVKPADWVLTQNETSSIDQVLIQAKEKGLRVAFNPAPMTESVKHLPLECIDLLIVNEIEAEEISGRKDLDKIEAYFRQDWPNTEVLITLGKAGVRMLKKDKTIDVPAFEVDAVDTTAAGDTFIGYFLSAYSAHTDSKTALIRACAASALAVMKIGAAQSIPNKEDVNRFLAKQ; this is translated from the coding sequence ATGGCCGTTATCAATTTTGGTTCAATCAACATAGACCATGTCTATCAGGTAGATCACTTCGTTCAGCCCGGTGAAACCATTGCATCCCGTCATTACCAGTGTTTACTCGGTGGCAAGGGAGCTAATCAGTCCATAGCATTAGCTAGAGCGGGTTCTGAAGTAAGGCATGTAGGTAAAATTAACGAAGCTGACGTAGCTTTCAAACAAACTATGATCCGTGATGGTATTGATTGTAAACATGTAACATGCACTGAGACTGCCTCTGGACATGCAATTATTCAAGTCACCCCGTCAGCTGAAAATGCCATAGTGTTGTTTGGTGGTGCCAATCATGAGATGACCCCAAAAGACATTATGTTTGCATTAGATACGGTTAAACCTGCTGATTGGGTATTGACTCAAAATGAGACCAGTAGTATCGACCAAGTACTGATTCAAGCCAAAGAAAAAGGTTTACGCGTTGCCTTTAACCCTGCGCCAATGACAGAATCTGTCAAACATCTTCCACTTGAGTGTATTGATTTATTAATTGTCAACGAAATCGAAGCGGAAGAAATCTCCGGGCGCAAAGATTTAGACAAAATAGAAGCCTACTTTCGTCAAGACTGGCCAAATACTGAAGTATTGATTACTTTAGGAAAAGCTGGGGTGCGAATGCTTAAAAAAGATAAAACCATCGATGTGCCCGCTTTTGAAGTAGACGCGGTAGATACAACAGCAGCAGGCGATACATTTATTGGCTACTTTTTATCTGCTTACAGTGCGCATACCGATTCAAAAACAGCATTAATTCGTGCCTGCGCTGCTTCAGCATTAGCCGTTATGAAAATCGGCGCGGCACAATCCATACCTAACAAAGAAGACGTAAATCGTTTTCTTGCCAAGCAATAA
- a CDS encoding DUF58 domain-containing protein — MQPLIDPLVLASIKDMPLVAKTVAEGLLHGLHDSVQRGTGLEFSQYRAYEPGDALGNIDWKLFARSDRYFVREAERESNINIWLVLDASASMLQRSSDTDSKSNKGWHKFDYAKHLLATIAYIAHKQSDAVGLLGLSSESLHFLPALTGKQHWQKLLLQLSQMSTGSVFPSPQILQRHLSRMQSNSLIFVLSDFYQKGHEISDFMQSVVSKRTEVIAVQLESDDELNFPYKGQIRFEDRESKQQILVSADDVKADYLLARQTWQKALIKTFNQLNVQHCIANIDQPLDSTLHRFLAARQKLR, encoded by the coding sequence ATGCAACCACTTATTGACCCACTTGTACTCGCCAGTATCAAAGATATGCCTTTGGTAGCAAAGACGGTTGCCGAAGGCTTATTGCACGGATTACATGACAGTGTGCAGCGCGGTACAGGCCTAGAGTTCAGCCAGTATCGCGCCTATGAACCTGGCGATGCTCTTGGCAATATTGATTGGAAGTTATTTGCTCGTTCAGACCGATATTTTGTGCGAGAAGCTGAGCGTGAAAGCAATATCAATATTTGGCTAGTGTTAGATGCCAGTGCATCTATGTTGCAACGATCGTCTGACACTGACTCTAAATCTAATAAAGGCTGGCATAAGTTTGATTATGCTAAACACCTGTTAGCTACTATCGCTTACATCGCACACAAACAGAGTGATGCTGTCGGTTTATTGGGTCTGTCGAGTGAGAGCCTGCACTTTTTGCCCGCTTTAACCGGTAAACAACACTGGCAAAAATTGCTGCTGCAACTCAGTCAGATGTCTACCGGTTCAGTTTTCCCTTCGCCGCAGATTTTACAACGTCATTTAAGCCGCATGCAATCTAATAGTCTTATTTTCGTACTCAGTGACTTTTATCAAAAAGGCCATGAAATTAGCGACTTTATGCAAAGTGTAGTTAGCAAACGAACCGAGGTCATTGCAGTACAATTAGAAAGTGATGATGAACTCAATTTCCCCTATAAAGGGCAAATTCGCTTCGAGGACAGAGAAAGTAAGCAGCAAATTTTAGTGTCTGCAGACGATGTAAAAGCTGACTACCTGCTAGCAAGGCAAACATGGCAAAAAGCGCTGATAAAGACTTTTAACCAGCTCAACGTTCAGCACTGTATCGCCAACATTGACCAGCCATTAGACTCAACATTACACCGGTTTTTAGCAGCAAGGCAAAAATTGCGATGA
- a CDS encoding DUF4175 domain-containing protein, which translates to MSSQINTPNKKLDKIVTRLRRRWLLQKLAYTLLIGVYLGLAAYWMTEWVVWPLAAVTLMIGFAALVFSRSSQYLDITANKVLLHLNRKFSECEESAELILLPSRSLTTLQQLQKTRIQPQLDTLLSTDLGSHLPRYSCKSALLLSALAVLIFTLIEVLPLDLLRKVETANTPLINKAPKQSKLIRLETKSMTVTPPSYTGLAAWQTTDLNLELIAGSIVTWQLQLIGIDNVNQQNDVSIMLPDKQSISLIEKTANHYQARATLNQSGVYYIAVNNIMLGDIHTLAVTADTKPTIRFIAPTETITKLAKNAIPKVQATISVEDDYGIGRVEILASISSGSGEAVKFRDQTFLFDSESMIEDKAHFFKSWDLVELGMQPGDELYFSIKAWDNRQPTAQQSRSASKIIRWLEDEQQGVLSDGVLMDFMPEYFKSQRQIIIETKELIADKNTLSVAQFDRTSRDLGAAQSFLKQKYGQFLGDEFDSGTLHSMEAGPEIEHDDHDEHANEASQTQQASAHEHDNAEQAPEGADKSGYSQIIEQFGHAHGEADDGNFIKKGIPSPKLLMKRAIANMWQAELHLQLSEPELALPFETQALAFLNRAKQADRIYVKRLGFEPPPVSEKRRYQGDLSDIISYQRDEKTSADNGPTKAMAILANMLTNHSKQLNGLPLTGEQKNTLEHVKAYFSAQLTANPKDITFIATLEKIQQADSFTLENCQDCINLLTEKLWQTLPSPIAAPSTRQTSYSPQNTVLQKYQAFLQQHEKTYKKESQP; encoded by the coding sequence TTGTCTAGTCAGATAAACACACCAAACAAAAAACTGGATAAAATTGTCACGCGTCTTAGGCGAAGATGGTTATTGCAAAAACTCGCTTATACACTTTTGATTGGCGTTTATTTAGGCCTAGCCGCTTATTGGATGACTGAATGGGTTGTTTGGCCATTAGCAGCAGTGACATTGATGATAGGCTTTGCCGCGTTGGTTTTTTCTCGAAGCAGCCAATATCTAGACATTACCGCAAATAAGGTACTGCTACATCTGAATCGAAAATTCAGCGAGTGTGAAGAAAGTGCAGAGCTGATATTGCTGCCTAGTCGCTCCCTTACAACTCTACAGCAGCTGCAAAAAACACGAATTCAGCCACAATTAGATACGTTATTGTCAACTGATCTTGGTTCACACTTACCAAGGTATTCATGCAAGTCCGCTTTGCTACTAAGTGCTCTGGCAGTTTTAATATTCACATTGATTGAAGTGTTGCCTTTAGACCTTTTGCGTAAAGTTGAAACAGCCAATACTCCATTGATTAATAAAGCACCTAAACAGTCTAAACTCATTAGACTTGAGACCAAAAGCATGACGGTCACACCACCCAGCTACACAGGTTTAGCTGCATGGCAAACAACAGACTTAAATTTAGAATTGATTGCTGGCTCAATAGTCACTTGGCAACTTCAACTGATTGGCATCGATAACGTCAATCAGCAAAACGATGTGTCTATTATGCTTCCAGACAAACAAAGTATCTCGCTTATTGAAAAAACTGCTAACCACTACCAAGCCCGTGCAACGTTAAATCAATCAGGTGTTTACTATATTGCTGTTAATAATATAATGCTAGGGGACATCCACACCCTTGCTGTTACCGCAGACACTAAGCCAACCATTCGCTTTATCGCGCCCACTGAAACTATTACCAAATTAGCTAAAAATGCCATTCCTAAAGTGCAAGCGACAATATCAGTCGAAGATGACTATGGTATAGGGAGAGTCGAAATACTGGCATCTATTTCCAGTGGCTCTGGAGAAGCAGTCAAGTTTCGTGATCAAACGTTTCTATTTGACTCCGAGTCGATGATTGAGGACAAAGCTCATTTCTTTAAAAGCTGGGACTTAGTTGAATTGGGTATGCAACCTGGGGACGAACTATATTTCAGTATTAAAGCATGGGATAACCGCCAGCCGACCGCCCAACAAAGTCGCTCAGCCAGTAAGATAATTCGCTGGCTTGAAGATGAACAACAAGGGGTATTGTCCGACGGCGTATTAATGGATTTTATGCCTGAGTATTTTAAAAGCCAAAGGCAAATTATTATAGAAACCAAAGAGTTGATTGCCGATAAAAACACCCTCTCAGTTGCCCAGTTTGACCGTACATCCCGTGATTTAGGTGCCGCACAAAGCTTTCTTAAACAAAAGTATGGGCAATTCTTAGGTGATGAGTTTGATAGTGGCACACTCCACTCGATGGAAGCTGGCCCCGAGATTGAACACGATGATCATGATGAACATGCTAATGAAGCATCTCAAACACAACAAGCATCAGCACACGAGCATGATAACGCAGAGCAAGCACCAGAAGGCGCTGACAAGTCTGGCTATAGTCAAATTATTGAGCAATTTGGTCACGCCCATGGTGAAGCAGATGATGGTAATTTCATAAAAAAAGGTATCCCAAGCCCTAAATTACTGATGAAGCGGGCCATTGCCAATATGTGGCAAGCTGAATTACATCTACAGCTATCCGAACCAGAACTTGCACTGCCCTTCGAGACACAAGCCTTGGCTTTTCTTAATCGAGCTAAACAGGCCGATCGCATTTACGTTAAACGCTTAGGCTTTGAACCGCCTCCAGTATCCGAAAAACGCCGTTATCAGGGTGATTTATCAGATATCATCAGTTACCAGCGCGATGAAAAAACATCAGCTGACAACGGCCCTACAAAGGCCATGGCTATTTTGGCCAATATGCTAACCAACCACTCAAAACAACTTAACGGACTCCCCCTTACAGGCGAGCAGAAAAACACACTTGAGCATGTTAAAGCCTATTTTTCTGCACAACTAACGGCAAACCCCAAAGACATTACTTTTATCGCTACATTGGAAAAAATACAACAAGCTGACTCTTTTACTCTAGAAAATTGTCAAGATTGTATCAATCTATTGACAGAAAAATTGTGGCAAACACTGCCCTCGCCTATCGCAGCTCCGTCAACGAGACAAACGTCCTATTCTCCTCAGAACACTGTGCTACAAAAGTACCAGGCATTTTTACAACAGCATGAAAAAACGTATAAAAAGGAGTCGCAACCGTGA
- a CDS encoding sulfite exporter TauE/SafE family protein: protein MLELFGYSLSYFSVALLFLVAFFIGMAKTGVHNISMFAVPLLAIMFGGKSSSGLMLPMLIMADLFAVKYYHRDANWGYLLKLFPSAAVGVLVGTWLGNAVDDQVFRSAMSVIIFASLVIMLWIEKGDKAAIPDYIWFALLMGLLGGITTMIGNLAGSVMAVYLLSMRLPKNEYIGTAAWFFLAINLFKVPFHVFSWQSIDVNSFLLNLICLPFIALGAWCGIWLVKRIREKHYRWMVIGMTGVASILMLF from the coding sequence ATGCTTGAGCTATTTGGTTATTCCCTTAGTTATTTTAGTGTGGCACTACTATTCTTAGTGGCATTTTTTATTGGGATGGCAAAAACTGGTGTGCATAACATATCGATGTTTGCGGTGCCTTTATTAGCCATTATGTTCGGCGGTAAAAGTTCATCAGGTCTGATGTTACCAATGTTGATTATGGCTGACCTGTTTGCAGTGAAGTATTATCATAGAGATGCCAATTGGGGATACTTGTTGAAACTATTTCCTTCTGCAGCGGTTGGCGTACTAGTGGGTACGTGGCTTGGCAATGCAGTTGATGACCAAGTATTTAGAAGTGCTATGAGTGTTATTATTTTTGCTAGTTTGGTGATTATGTTGTGGATAGAAAAAGGCGACAAAGCAGCCATTCCTGATTACATATGGTTTGCTTTATTGATGGGATTGTTGGGTGGGATCACGACTATGATTGGCAACCTAGCAGGCTCGGTTATGGCAGTGTATTTACTCAGTATGCGTTTACCAAAAAATGAGTATATCGGTACAGCAGCATGGTTTTTTCTGGCCATCAATCTGTTCAAAGTTCCTTTTCATGTCTTCAGTTGGCAGAGTATTGATGTGAACTCTTTTTTACTTAACCTCATATGTTTACCTTTTATTGCCTTAGGTGCTTGGTGTGGTATTTGGCTAGTTAAACGTATTCGAGAAAAACACTATCGCTGGATGGTGATTGGTATGACAGGCGTAGCGTCAATTTTAATGTTGTTTTAA